The Primulina eburnea isolate SZY01 chromosome 13, ASM2296580v1, whole genome shotgun sequence genome includes a region encoding these proteins:
- the LOC140810733 gene encoding MICOS complex subunit MIC10-like isoform X2, protein MAEENKADIPARYDLNAKWDACLDLGLRRFVYSSFAGAFTGLLLFLTRWASVAFGAGVGIGSAYSECSYKFDGSPPKLTPSLSDSPPSKAEE, encoded by the exons ATGGCGGAAGAAAACAAGGCTGATATTCCAGCTCGATACGATTTGAATGCAAAATGGGACGCCTGCCTCGATTTGGGCCTTCGCCGCTTTGTTTACTCTTCGTTCGCCGGCGCTTTTACCGGGCTGCTGTTATTCC TTACACGCTGGGCATCTGTAGCTTTTGGTGCTGGAGTCGGGATTGGCTCTGCATACTCGGAGTGCTCTTATAAATTTGATGGATCTCCACCAAAATTGACTCCCAGCCTTTCTGATTCCCCTCCATCTAAG
- the LOC140810733 gene encoding MICOS complex subunit MIC10-like isoform X1 translates to MAEENKADIPARYDLNAKWDACLDLGLRRFVYSSFAGAFTGLLLFRSPVTRWASVAFGAGVGIGSAYSECSYKFDGSPPKLTPSLSDSPPSKAEE, encoded by the exons ATGGCGGAAGAAAACAAGGCTGATATTCCAGCTCGATACGATTTGAATGCAAAATGGGACGCCTGCCTCGATTTGGGCCTTCGCCGCTTTGTTTACTCTTCGTTCGCCGGCGCTTTTACCGGGCTGCTGTTATTCC GGAGTCCAGTTACACGCTGGGCATCTGTAGCTTTTGGTGCTGGAGTCGGGATTGGCTCTGCATACTCGGAGTGCTCTTATAAATTTGATGGATCTCCACCAAAATTGACTCCCAGCCTTTCTGATTCCCCTCCATCTAAG